The stretch of DNA ACGTACCGGTCCATGCCTATGCCACACCAACCCGATACAGATATAAAATCAGGTATGGAAGAGCCGAATATTAAAAAGGAAGCTAGTCCTCCTTTGAAAAAGAGGGCTGCTCCTGCTAATCCAAAAAATCCCAAAAGAAAGAAGCCAAGAAAAGGTCCCGTGCCAAAGGCAAATGGCAATTCCTCTGTTCGCCGTGCAAAAGTGGCCAAGAAGAATGTGGATGTTGTGATCAATGGTGTTGGTATGGATATATCTGGCATACCAATTCCGGTTTGCTCTTGTACTGGTACTCCTCAGCAGTGTTATCGATGGGGATGTGGGGGATGGCAGTCTGCTTGCTGCACAACTACTATTTCTACGTACCCCTTGCCTATGAGCACCAAAAGGCGAGGAGCTAGAATTGCTGGGCGGAAAATGAGCCAGGGAGCTTTCAAGAAAGTCTTGGAAAAACTAGCAACCGAAGGTTACAACTTTGCTAACCCAATTGACTTGCGTTCTTACTGGGCAAAACATGGAACCAACAAgtttgtgattatcagataaaCTTATGCCTACACGCCGAAGCTGGATTCCTGCCGAATTTGGCCTGCTATTGCCACTGCATCcgattaatttatatatatatatatatatatatatatatatatatatatatatatattatatatatatatatgttctcGAGGAGGTTTACTCACTCAGTTCTTTGTATTTCTTGAATTTGTCATATGCACTCTTGAGTCTCTCGACATATTCTATATATGGGACTTTTGAGGTTCTTTACAAAGATAACCGCATGATAAACATAATGTGTGTAATAGAAATTATATATTTACAAACTATGTGTGTGTATTTTGTAATGTGTGCGTATAAATTTATATGACAAAGATAACTGCATTACAAAGATAACTGCATTAcaaaatattttgtaatatttataaattatgtgtgtgtatattttGTATGTATTCgtaatatttcgaatttaacaAAATTTAACTGCATCGGAAATATAACTGCATCTGATTAAAAAGTAAACAAAATTACGAATTTAACTGCATCGGAAATATTCTTAATTGTGAACCAATACTAGAGTTATCGAAAGGAAAATGAAAATTTCTCTGCTTTTTCTTACTACATAAATAAATGTAATCTAACAGTTTTAATCATGTGAAGATTTACAGGCTAAAAAATACGCAAAACTCACGTGAGATTGGTTTcacttatcaaatttgaaagacaaatattttattaaatcactaataaaaatgTACGCCAAATATAAGAAAGATTGACTCATTTCACGAGTAATATTACGTGAGATTACTCTAAAAAACACAACTTTCATTGAAACAGGAATTTGTCAACTGAAATTATTGAAGTTCATAATAATCCTATACGGGCCCTTGAATTCGGCCAAAGTACTCCCCAGTTTGGTTTGGAAACTTGGGCGGActcatataattaatttttttagttgACTCGTCTCGTTTTTAATACGCCTATAATTGAATTTAGTGGCACTTGGTTAACTTAAGTTGAAACACACACAAGTATAAGTGAGTGATAAATATTCGTTCttgttttaaagaaaatttaaaaaggCTTGGGAGAAATAAATTGTAATTAATGGATTGTCAAAAGAGGATTTATTATATTCCTCAAAATGTTTCGATTCGAATACATCATTATTTGTATAAGAATAAgacacatattttaatttgttaatgcTTTCCCAAGcaaaggaaaataaaaaatgCATGTTATCTTCCTTTGAGTTAATTTGAAGAATTCTGACCATATTAAATCTAATTCAACATTCAATTAATGCGCAACTTTCTTGGGATATATTCATTGTAATTCGATATTTCATTTAAAATTATGCCTAACTTAAAGGTTAAAAATTGAAGTCGTCGATCACGTCTTATTTATTTAATGGAAAACGCTCGCTTTTAATCCATTGAGAGTTCGAGACGTCAGTTTTGGAAgagagttaattaattaatttagtgtcaccttcttcttcttttcttttcttttttccttccttttttggattatttaattatttatagataTAAATATTATCTGACTAACATAGTTTacattttgaaaattattaattaattcagATATTTGCTTAGGTACCGTTTGGTTgataaaattattcatcatgTTAAGCAGCAATGGGTCAAACTAATTGAGTTTTTATAAAATTAGATAGCTAAATCTATAATTTTTCTTAAGTagattattaatttaatgatgCGAACGAtagattaatttaataattaagtaCTCCTTTTAtgttatacacacacacacacactgtaTATTACTGTTATTACACAACCTCGATCTTTTCAGGAAATTACGATATTGCCCTCCCATTTACGGATATAATAATCAACGATCGAATATTTTATATGATAAAAACAAGTAAAACGTCAATAATCGTGAAGAAACGTGAGAAGACAGGCAACCCCATGTGAAATTGCCACCCCAAAAGTCAATTTTAACGTTTCAAAACAAACCCCCACCATTTTGCTATAAGTTGAATTAATTCCAAACTTACTTAAttgtatattattattattattatttttttaaaaaaaaatactagatgattttttttgtaaatctaAATGTTTCGATTCcattgattttatatttttagtaTAAATTTAGATCAGTGAATGGAAAAAGGTTGGttctttttatttgatttttgtcAGAAGTtcttttagtaaattttttttataactaATATGGAACTTGAAATTGTCTCAAATTTTCTCCACAATAACTTTAGTGTAGCGGTAATAATGTAAATTTCGAGAGAAATCTTATATTTAgatcatattattttttattataaatacgaGTAAATTGATTCATCTTGAAAATAACGACATATATTATAGAATTAAGTCCGTAATCTgcattttttgtttattttattccgcgtATTAACTGGACCTTGAATGTGTTCCACTCTGTATAATCTCTGATGCTGTCACTCCTTGCTCGTAACATATTACGCGGATTTCATTCACCCCTATAAATTCCCCCGAAACGCCCCCACCACATCGCCATCACCACTCCAAGATCTGATTCTCTCTCTCTCGGAAAAAGGTCATATCTCAGCCATGTCGAAGCCAGCAACGCCGGTGGTGCCGCCGCTGAAGGATGAGTTGGATATAGTGATACCCACCATCCGAAACCTGGATTTCTTGGAAATGTGGAGGCCCTTCTTTCAGCACTACCATTTAATCATAGTCCAAGATGGAGATCCGACCAAGGTCATCAAGGTTCCCGAGGGATTTGACTATGAGCTCTACAATCGGAATGATATAAACAGGATTCTTGGCCCTAAGGCGTCTTGCATCTCCTTCAAGGATTCTGCTTGCAGGTGCTTCGGATTCATGGTGTCGAAGAAGAAGTATATCTACACCATTGATGATGACTGCTTTGTAagttctttgttttttttttaattttgaattattatttttgtctTTCGGGTTTCAGGGATCTGGGAAGTCAACGGTAATTGAGAATATGCTTTGAAAGTTATTCCTTTTAGATTATTGAGAGGGAACTCTCCATGTATTATACGTTTGGACATGCTCATGATATGTCTGGCGTATAATATTCTGAACCAAGTATACCAGAATTGTACGTACATGTATTTTTTAATTGGTATTGTGATGTTTTCGAATGATTCTATATTGTTTATCCTGTAATTTCTTCAATGCTCCGATATTACATAAAACTTGATTATCTGCTTCCGCCAGTATTTATGAAATGGGCGATCATTGAGCGTTCTCTAATTTATTCAACCCTTCAGTAATTATGATTACTTGAACGTTTACAATTTTTTGCAATATTTCTTGAAATGTAAAAAGGTGGCCAAAGATCCAAGCGGGGAAGACATCAATGCATTGGCTCAACACATTTACAATCTGCTCACTCCATCCACACCGTTGTTTTTCAACACATTGTACGATCCGTTCCGAGAAGGAGCAGATTTCGTGCGTGGATACCCTTTTAGCATGCGGGAAGGTGTGCCAACAGCGGTTTCTCATGGACTCTGGCTCAACATTCCGGATTATGATGCCCCGACTCAGCTTGTTAAACCTCGGGAACGCAACACGAGGTTGTTTGATGTACTGTTGCATTTTTGTATCATATCATGTCTCTAGATACTGCAAAATAGTAGTACATGTGCGCTGATGTTGGTTCTTAAACATAGGTATGTCGATGCTGTTTTGACTATTCCAAAGGGCACTTTGTTTCCCATGTGCGGTATGAATCTTGGATTCAATAGAGATCTCATTGGCCCTGCAATGTATTTCGGGCTCATGGGTGATGGCCAGCCTATTGGGAGATACGACGACATGTGGGCTGGCTGGTGTACTAAGGTAGCGTCTTCACATGATCTCCTTTCACTCTCTGCCCACACTTTATATGTTAACACCGTGACGAAGTAGTTGGCCTCATGATCAGAGATTTAGGTTGCATATATTAATCGTTGCTCATTGCCTTTTATGTGTGGGTAAACCGTAAATATATAGGGGGACCGAGCAAGGTGACCCCCCCACCTCCTTCAAAACGATAAAGATGTATTTCTTCACAATTTTCAAGTTTTGCCCCTATTCGCCCGTTTAATGTTATCGAAAATGAAGTGCCAAGATGATGGGTTTTTTGGCCAAATTTGAGTTTCTAGGCCTCCCCTTGTGCATATATACGTGATATCATGTTTTTGACAATCAGGACATTTTCTCATCCCGCTTATCTTCACAAATGTAGTTCAAACAAAGAAAAAATCCTACCATGCAAAAACAGAGtcaatttttcattttaaaaaaaacagggTCAATTCAAAGATGAATTTTGTAGAACTGAACAAGTGGAAAACAATAAAATGCAGGTTATTTGTGACCACTTGGGTCTCGGAGTGAAGACTGGTCTGCCATATATCTGGCACAGTAAAGCTAGCAATCCATTTGTCAATC from Primulina eburnea isolate SZY01 chromosome 6, ASM2296580v1, whole genome shotgun sequence encodes:
- the LOC140835004 gene encoding protein BASIC PENTACYSTEINE1-like; this translates as MDDDSMRNWGYYEPPLRGHLGLQLMSSVVDRDTKSFLSGCDNPLMVSPNTAFHPRDCVVTEPPATHMDYVRDSWINHREKFLHMFPSNSCGSILAETSDTYRSMPMPHQPDTDIKSGMEEPNIKKEASPPLKKRAAPANPKNPKRKKPRKGPVPKANGNSSVRRAKVAKKNVDVVINGVGMDISGIPIPVCSCTGTPQQCYRWGCGGWQSACCTTTISTYPLPMSTKRRGARIAGRKMSQGAFKKVLEKLATEGYNFANPIDLRSYWAKHGTNKFVIIR
- the LOC140835002 gene encoding UDP-arabinopyranose mutase 1-like, producing the protein MSKPATPVVPPLKDELDIVIPTIRNLDFLEMWRPFFQHYHLIIVQDGDPTKVIKVPEGFDYELYNRNDINRILGPKASCISFKDSACRCFGFMVSKKKYIYTIDDDCFVAKDPSGEDINALAQHIYNLLTPSTPLFFNTLYDPFREGADFVRGYPFSMREGVPTAVSHGLWLNIPDYDAPTQLVKPRERNTRYVDAVLTIPKGTLFPMCGMNLGFNRDLIGPAMYFGLMGDGQPIGRYDDMWAGWCTKVICDHLGLGVKTGLPYIWHSKASNPFVNLKKEYKGIYWQEDIIPFFQSITLPKDCTTVQKCYIELSKLVKEKLGPIDPYFQKLADAMVTWIEAWDEINSTTQLGALSLDDKKDASTSKKK